One genomic segment of Chitinophaga sancti includes these proteins:
- a CDS encoding outer membrane beta-barrel protein encodes MRYSLLIITAVLATCYVSVVAQTTNKLTGKAIDANTGKPVEYASVVILQEKDSSVLTGMYTQPDGTFSFNSLQTGHYILRISFMGYDHLYKNITTNKPLGTLKLTPTGKVLATVEIKSEKPAFSMQIDRQVFDAGAFVTAEGGTGTDILKNIPSVDVDIDDNVTLRGKSVTIYVDGKPSPFGDAKTALQMIPAETIDRVEVINNPSAKFDANGGGGIINIVLKKDKAIGYNVMFNAGIATRGQVNGTANASLRLKKFNFFGNYNGRYESTTGSGYSYRQNLIADTSGSWFFTQDSHNKNTSHQNGGRIGLDYYLGEYNTFTLSEGFSSSGGNSEDNILLDYLNQVKDPVKSGERHNTSRNKNPNNNTAFNFRHTTSRQNEEWTAYVSYSNNKGNSNSNYFTKYNTATNPDLQANTGRSQNKFWNIQTDYTTPFGKKGKFETGGKVTLRNNNNDYNAQVYNWDSMEYQTSSLLSNTYYYKEDIYGAYVNVSNAIGNLGYMVGTRVEQAYLNGYSYTKDTSVNNKFFNVFPSVFLKYNLPHNQDQSLIFNYSTRIDRPNFDQLLPYVNNSDPQNIRVGNPALRPSLTHKFEMNYSRYYPGSKDFLNTGVYYSQANDDIDRISVLDTTTGITTTKPMNLATDKDWGANFTYNLHILKGWNVSSNLNLEYSKLTGAAISNEYFSWGINVNSNCRLPGRFNIQMNAHYRSPRVQPQGTFKAMNGIDMGVRKEMLKNNALAISLNISDILNTQQYSSHYETDAFIQDYSRKRMTRFIRLNIRYRFGKMDPNLFKRKKKQEDLEETPEIEDKKPQNERL; translated from the coding sequence ATGCGGTATTCCCTGTTAATAATAACAGCGGTCCTGGCCACCTGTTATGTTTCTGTAGTAGCCCAAACCACTAACAAGCTGACCGGCAAAGCTATAGACGCCAACACCGGTAAGCCCGTTGAATATGCTTCCGTAGTCATCCTACAGGAAAAAGATTCTTCCGTGCTCACAGGTATGTACACCCAACCAGATGGAACTTTCAGCTTCAATTCGCTGCAAACCGGCCACTACATACTCCGTATCTCCTTCATGGGTTACGACCACCTCTATAAAAACATTACGACCAATAAACCGTTGGGCACCCTAAAGCTCACCCCCACCGGCAAAGTCCTCGCTACCGTCGAAATCAAATCCGAAAAACCCGCATTCTCTATGCAGATCGACAGACAGGTATTCGACGCCGGCGCTTTCGTAACCGCCGAAGGAGGTACAGGCACTGATATTCTAAAAAACATTCCCAGCGTGGACGTGGATATAGACGATAACGTTACCCTCCGTGGCAAAAGCGTCACCATCTATGTAGACGGCAAACCCTCCCCCTTTGGAGATGCTAAAACGGCCCTGCAAATGATTCCCGCAGAGACGATCGACAGAGTTGAAGTAATCAACAACCCCTCTGCCAAATTCGACGCCAATGGCGGTGGCGGTATCATCAATATCGTGCTGAAAAAAGATAAAGCTATCGGCTACAATGTCATGTTCAACGCCGGCATAGCGACAAGAGGACAAGTTAACGGAACGGCAAACGCCAGCTTAAGATTGAAGAAATTCAACTTCTTTGGTAACTACAATGGCCGCTATGAATCGACCACCGGCTCCGGATATAGCTACCGCCAGAACCTGATCGCCGATACTTCCGGCTCCTGGTTCTTTACACAGGATAGCCATAATAAGAACACCAGTCACCAAAACGGCGGCCGTATTGGACTCGACTATTACCTCGGTGAGTATAATACTTTCACCCTCTCCGAAGGCTTTAGCAGTAGCGGCGGTAATAGCGAAGACAACATTTTGCTCGATTACCTCAACCAGGTCAAAGACCCCGTCAAATCAGGTGAAAGACATAATACCAGCAGGAATAAAAATCCCAACAATAACACTGCATTCAATTTTCGCCACACTACCAGCAGGCAGAACGAAGAGTGGACTGCCTACGTGAGCTATAGCAACAACAAAGGCAATAGCAACAGTAACTACTTCACAAAGTATAACACTGCCACCAATCCCGATCTGCAGGCGAATACCGGCCGCTCTCAAAATAAGTTCTGGAACATCCAGACAGACTATACCACCCCATTCGGGAAAAAAGGTAAATTCGAAACAGGAGGTAAAGTCACGCTACGGAATAACAACAACGACTATAACGCACAGGTCTACAACTGGGACTCTATGGAATACCAGACCAGCAGCCTGCTTTCCAATACCTATTATTATAAGGAAGACATTTACGGTGCCTACGTCAATGTATCCAACGCCATCGGCAACCTCGGTTACATGGTCGGCACCCGCGTAGAACAGGCTTATCTCAATGGCTACTCATACACCAAGGATACTTCTGTGAATAATAAATTCTTCAACGTATTTCCCAGTGTATTCCTGAAATACAACCTGCCACATAACCAGGACCAAAGCCTGATCTTCAACTATTCTACCCGCATAGACAGGCCGAATTTTGACCAGCTACTCCCCTACGTGAACAACTCCGACCCGCAGAACATCCGCGTGGGTAACCCGGCTTTACGCCCATCCCTGACCCATAAGTTCGAAATGAACTACTCAAGATATTACCCAGGTTCAAAAGATTTCCTGAATACCGGGGTATACTATTCCCAGGCCAATGACGACATTGACCGCATCAGTGTGTTGGATACCACTACCGGTATCACCACGACCAAACCTATGAACCTGGCGACTGACAAAGACTGGGGAGCTAACTTTACCTACAACCTTCACATCCTCAAAGGCTGGAATGTATCCAGTAACCTGAACCTGGAATACAGCAAACTGACCGGCGCCGCCATCAGCAACGAATATTTCTCCTGGGGTATCAATGTGAACTCAAATTGCCGCCTGCCCGGCCGTTTTAATATACAAATGAACGCACACTACCGGTCACCCCGCGTACAGCCACAGGGTACCTTCAAGGCAATGAACGGTATTGACATGGGGGTGCGGAAAGAAATGCTGAAGAACAATGCACTGGCCATCTCTCTCAATATCTCCGATATATTAAATACACAACAATATAGCTCCCACTACGAAACTGACGCCTTTATACAGGACTACAGCCGTAAGAGGATGACCCGTTTTATCAGGTTGAACATCCGTTACCGTTTTGGAAAGATGGATCCAAACTTATTCAAAAGAAAGAAGAAACAGGAAGATCTGGAAGAAACGCCGGAAATTGAGGACAAAAAGCCACAAAACGAAAGGTTATAA
- a CDS encoding RNA polymerase sigma factor, with translation MDISKGKYYLVDSAWKRFQEGEYIALGEIFRKLYGELFYYGVKLIPMEEVVRDTIQDIFVDIWSRKEKLIKVNNIRAYLFVSLRHELLQHIKKLKVEDRAELMGVEPFDFSMEDFIMQKENDSSKRLLLGQSLQKLTDRQREVILLRFNREMEFEDIAQIMRMNLQSVRNLLFRALQKIRSNMTTQKC, from the coding sequence ATGGATATATCCAAGGGTAAATATTACCTGGTAGATTCCGCTTGGAAGCGGTTTCAGGAGGGAGAGTATATCGCTTTGGGCGAAATTTTCCGTAAGCTTTACGGAGAGCTTTTCTATTATGGGGTGAAACTTATACCCATGGAAGAAGTTGTGCGTGATACTATCCAGGACATTTTCGTAGATATCTGGTCGAGAAAGGAAAAACTCATCAAAGTCAATAATATCAGGGCATACTTGTTTGTATCACTTCGGCATGAGCTACTGCAGCATATAAAAAAGCTAAAAGTTGAAGACCGGGCTGAATTAATGGGTGTTGAGCCGTTTGATTTTTCAATGGAAGATTTTATAATGCAGAAAGAAAATGATTCCAGCAAAAGGCTGCTGCTGGGTCAGAGCCTTCAAAAACTAACTGACAGGCAGCGGGAAGTCATCTTATTAAGATTTAACCGGGAAATGGAATTTGAGGATATTGCACAGATCATGCGCATGAACCTACAGTCTGTTCGCAATTTGCTCTTTCGGGCACTCCAGAAGATCCGGAGCAATATGACCACCCAGAAATGTTAA
- a CDS encoding FecR family protein, which yields MDFFNQELFQQLIADLRFIQWARGRVVEDENYWNNWKIYHPEDAGTFDEALAMVQDLTMREPEISDEEIRYLWSQVDNRIKEKENLTQRRSFFIWMKAAAACLILGLLSYTVWLTIDNSRIKSAYAHISDHLNNQMVSVQAPMGTRAEVDLPDGSKVWLNAGSRLSYPALFQNNERRVHLDGEGFFKVQKGKVPFIVENAGPEVKVYGTSFNVNAYVNENLVTVALIEGKVSLKTDEGEQFLKPDQVSYFDKTKKTLAIKDEQPDRFVCWRDGKFIFRNTPIDAILRILQREYNVSIDMKDPSLGSYRYNATFQYENLEQILQLLEFSAPIKCEYIKGRFMENGSYVTGQVHIYLNKQRNLKL from the coding sequence ATGGATTTTTTCAATCAGGAATTATTTCAGCAATTAATTGCCGATCTACGCTTTATACAATGGGCAAGAGGTAGGGTGGTAGAAGATGAAAACTACTGGAATAATTGGAAAATATACCATCCGGAGGATGCCGGCACTTTTGATGAGGCATTGGCCATGGTCCAGGATCTTACGATGCGGGAACCGGAGATAAGCGACGAAGAAATCCGCTATCTATGGAGCCAGGTTGATAACCGCATTAAGGAAAAGGAAAATCTGACACAAAGAAGAAGCTTCTTTATCTGGATGAAGGCTGCTGCCGCATGTTTAATATTAGGCTTACTGAGTTATACAGTGTGGTTGACTATTGATAATAGCCGGATCAAATCTGCCTATGCACACATTTCAGATCATTTGAATAATCAGATGGTGTCTGTACAGGCCCCCATGGGAACAAGAGCGGAGGTTGATCTGCCGGATGGGAGTAAAGTATGGCTGAATGCAGGTTCGCGGCTAAGCTACCCGGCATTATTCCAGAATAACGAACGAAGAGTGCATTTAGACGGAGAAGGATTCTTTAAAGTCCAGAAAGGTAAGGTTCCTTTTATAGTAGAAAATGCCGGCCCGGAAGTAAAAGTGTATGGTACCTCTTTTAATGTAAATGCATATGTTAATGAAAACCTGGTCACAGTTGCATTAATAGAAGGAAAAGTATCTCTAAAAACAGATGAAGGGGAACAGTTTTTGAAGCCGGACCAGGTTTCATACTTCGATAAAACGAAGAAAACCCTTGCCATTAAAGACGAGCAACCCGATCGTTTCGTTTGCTGGCGGGATGGGAAATTTATATTCAGAAATACACCTATTGATGCGATCCTTAGAATACTGCAAAGAGAGTACAACGTATCTATTGATATGAAAGACCCATCGCTGGGCAGCTATCGCTATAATGCCACTTTCCAGTATGAAAATCTGGAGCAGATCCTGCAGTTACTGGAATTTTCTGCTCCTATAAAATGTGAATATATAAAAGGGCGATTTATGGAAAACGGATCTTATGTAACAGGACAAGTCCACATATACCTGAATAAGCAAAGGAATCTTAAACTCTAA
- a CDS encoding SusC/RagA family TonB-linked outer membrane protein has product MKKIDRISKSERVCYAKMLRLIKPTVFLLLLFGLELTAVSGFSQATRLTLNVKNAALEDVLTLIEKQSSYVFMYNRQIIDVTKKTEIKVENASIKDVLDLLFAKVNISYRIINKQIVLSPEYNNGPEPGKKIAGRVTDAHGNPIIGVSVSVKGTAKGVVTDPTGNYALSNVPDNAVLVFSYVGMQKQELPVTDRAKVDAVMKDGSVGMNEVVVTALGIKKESKSLSYNVQQLTGADAFKVNDANFVNNLNGKVAGVTINSSSAGVGGSSRVVMRGLKSINGNNNALYVIDGIPMMNLASQQPSGVFEGAGQTGDGVSNLNPDDIESISVLAGPAAAALYGSSAANGVVLVTTKKGQKKKTSLDLTNSTTYSSPLILPHFQNTYGPSEQGSYNSWGDKLTTPSSYKPKDFFQTGINFSNSVSLSTGSDKNQTYLSAGNVNATGIVHNNDYTRYNFSVRNTSTFLDDKLTLDLGFMNSIVKEQNMISQGQYFNPLVEAYLFPPGDDFSKVQVFERYDASRNFKVQFWPYGDEGLSMQNPYWITERDNFINHKDRYMTNASLNYKLADWINLSGRAKMDKSSDRYEKKFAASTNTLFASDNGYYSLNEQATRQIYGEFLVNINKYFHHQMFGLTANVGANIEDVQFDQDLYGGKLQGVPNLFTYSNVNVSTSEASQTGYHKQKQSIFASTQLGYKGMVYLDLTSRNDWSSTLANSSIKSFFYPSVGLSGILTDILGIGSDLMPYWKVRMSYSEVGNEPNVFLTIPTYIVTSGYPQTQTRMPNTNLQPERTKSWEAGMNFSFFKNKLKLDATVYKSNTYNQFFEPTLSASSGYTSVIVNAGRVENKGIEVSARLNEKIGSVGWNSYVTYSLNRNKIVRLLDGWENPKTGEVISLTEFDMGGTGSYKMMLKEGGSMGDIYVNTLRTDEHGAIYVDPTSQTVVAASNTFIYAGNASPKYNLSWGNQFNWKGISLNVLFSARVGGIVVSNTQAILDAFGVSKASAGARDAGGALVNGKRIPAKDYYTTIGNVTGGIGSMYTYSATNVRLSELTVGYDLPLRKWKSWVNGANLSLVGRNLFFLYNKAPYDPEVTANTGTYYQGVDYFMLPSLRSIGFSLKVHF; this is encoded by the coding sequence ATGAAAAAAATTGATAGGATCAGTAAATCCGAAAGGGTTTGTTATGCTAAGATGTTACGTCTTATAAAGCCAACTGTCTTTTTGTTATTGCTCTTTGGCCTTGAGCTAACGGCCGTATCTGGTTTCTCGCAGGCAACACGATTGACCCTGAATGTTAAAAATGCCGCATTAGAAGACGTATTAACACTGATTGAAAAACAGAGTAGCTACGTTTTCATGTATAACAGGCAGATAATAGACGTTACGAAAAAGACCGAAATCAAAGTTGAGAATGCTTCCATTAAAGATGTGCTGGACCTGCTTTTTGCTAAAGTGAACATCAGTTATCGCATTATTAACAAGCAAATAGTGCTCTCCCCAGAATATAATAATGGACCTGAACCCGGCAAAAAAATAGCGGGCAGGGTAACAGATGCCCATGGAAATCCTATAATTGGCGTGTCTGTGTCTGTCAAGGGAACTGCAAAAGGTGTTGTTACTGATCCGACAGGAAATTATGCTTTATCAAACGTTCCTGACAATGCTGTACTGGTGTTTTCGTATGTAGGCATGCAAAAACAGGAACTTCCTGTAACCGACAGAGCAAAAGTGGATGCAGTTATGAAAGATGGATCCGTTGGCATGAATGAGGTAGTAGTAACTGCGCTCGGTATTAAGAAGGAATCCAAATCACTTTCTTATAATGTACAGCAGTTGACCGGTGCGGATGCATTTAAAGTAAACGATGCCAATTTCGTCAATAACCTGAATGGTAAAGTTGCAGGCGTCACCATTAACAGCTCCTCAGCTGGCGTAGGTGGTTCTTCCCGTGTGGTTATGCGCGGACTGAAATCCATCAACGGTAATAATAACGCCTTGTATGTGATTGATGGCATACCTATGATGAACCTTGCCAGCCAACAGCCTTCCGGTGTATTTGAAGGAGCCGGACAAACCGGGGATGGTGTTTCAAATTTAAACCCGGATGATATTGAGAGCATTTCCGTATTAGCCGGTCCGGCGGCAGCTGCCTTATATGGTAGTTCTGCAGCAAATGGTGTGGTGCTGGTCACAACAAAAAAGGGACAGAAGAAGAAAACGTCTCTTGATCTGACTAATAGCACTACTTATTCCTCACCGCTCATATTACCCCATTTTCAGAATACCTACGGGCCGTCTGAACAGGGTAGTTATAACAGCTGGGGAGACAAGCTCACAACTCCCTCTTCTTATAAACCTAAGGATTTTTTCCAGACAGGTATAAATTTTTCCAATTCAGTGAGTCTTTCTACGGGTTCGGATAAAAATCAGACTTACCTGTCAGCAGGTAATGTGAATGCAACGGGTATTGTTCATAACAATGATTACACGCGCTATAATTTCTCTGTGCGGAATACTTCTACTTTCCTGGATGATAAACTGACGCTGGATCTTGGATTCATGAACAGTATCGTCAAAGAGCAGAACATGATATCTCAGGGGCAGTATTTTAATCCACTGGTAGAAGCGTATCTTTTTCCTCCGGGAGATGATTTCTCCAAAGTCCAGGTGTTTGAACGTTATGATGCATCCCGCAATTTTAAGGTGCAGTTCTGGCCTTACGGGGATGAGGGTTTATCCATGCAAAATCCTTACTGGATCACAGAGCGGGATAACTTCATCAATCATAAGGATCGTTACATGACTAACGCTTCCCTGAACTACAAACTGGCGGACTGGATCAATCTTTCCGGTCGTGCCAAAATGGATAAGAGCAGTGACCGTTATGAGAAAAAGTTTGCTGCTTCTACGAATACGCTCTTTGCTTCAGATAACGGCTATTATTCACTGAATGAACAAGCCACCCGGCAGATCTACGGAGAATTTCTGGTGAATATTAATAAATATTTCCATCATCAGATGTTTGGGCTTACAGCGAACGTTGGTGCGAATATCGAAGATGTTCAGTTTGATCAGGATCTGTATGGTGGCAAATTGCAGGGAGTTCCGAATTTATTTACATATTCCAATGTAAATGTTTCTACTTCTGAAGCATCACAAACCGGGTATCACAAACAGAAGCAATCTATATTCGCCAGCACACAGTTAGGGTACAAAGGGATGGTCTATCTGGATCTTACCAGCCGTAATGACTGGTCGTCTACACTGGCCAATTCAAGCATTAAATCATTCTTTTACCCGTCAGTAGGTTTGTCTGGTATTCTTACCGATATTTTGGGAATCGGGTCTGATCTGATGCCATACTGGAAAGTAAGGATGTCTTATTCAGAAGTAGGTAATGAACCGAATGTTTTCCTGACTATCCCAACCTATATCGTTACCAGCGGTTATCCGCAGACCCAGACCCGTATGCCCAATACGAATCTGCAACCTGAACGGACCAAATCATGGGAAGCCGGTATGAACTTCTCCTTCTTCAAAAACAAGTTAAAGTTGGACGCAACTGTCTATAAATCCAATACCTATAACCAGTTCTTTGAGCCAACGCTGTCAGCTTCTTCCGGTTATACAAGTGTAATTGTCAATGCCGGCCGTGTTGAGAATAAGGGTATAGAAGTTTCAGCCAGGTTAAATGAAAAAATAGGTAGTGTGGGTTGGAATTCTTACGTCACCTATTCACTAAACCGGAATAAAATTGTGCGCCTGCTTGATGGCTGGGAGAACCCCAAAACAGGAGAGGTGATTTCATTGACTGAATTTGATATGGGGGGAACAGGCAGTTATAAGATGATGCTGAAAGAAGGAGGCTCAATGGGAGACATTTACGTCAATACACTGAGAACAGACGAACATGGCGCGATTTACGTTGATCCCACATCACAGACAGTTGTAGCGGCGTCTAATACATTTATTTACGCCGGGAACGCGAGTCCAAAATACAACCTCAGCTGGGGCAACCAATTTAACTGGAAAGGCATTTCTCTGAATGTCCTCTTCTCAGCCAGGGTTGGTGGCATTGTGGTATCTAATACCCAGGCCATACTGGATGCATTTGGCGTATCAAAAGCATCTGCAGGTGCGCGAGATGCTGGCGGAGCATTGGTAAATGGAAAGCGTATCCCTGCAAAGGATTATTATACCACCATTGGAAACGTAACAGGAGGAATTGGCTCTATGTACACCTATAGTGCCACCAACGTACGGTTAAGTGAACTCACCGTAGGATATGACCTGCCACTGAGAAAATGGAAATCCTGGGTCAATGGAGCGAATCTCTCTCTGGTAGGTCGTAACTTATTCTTCCTTTACAACAAGGCGCCTTACGACCCGGAAGTAACAGCTAATACTGGTACCTATTACCAGGGCGTAGATTACTTTATGCTGCCAAGCCTCCGTAGTATTGGTTTTTCCTTAAAAGTTCATTTTTAA
- a CDS encoding RagB/SusD family nutrient uptake outer membrane protein produces MIKHKTFLRNSIIPVAGALLIMLNSCTKSFEDYNTNQHEATEDMLSYDNLKTGAFFTQMERNVVIFDDGKNLSSDYQVGQGLTSDIYAGYYAPTGTWYNGIHNGSYYFITGWIEKTFTAGFSGIMPAWQSIVTAADADGLEEVSALATIVKVEGMHRVADAYGPIPYLNYGSGSLQNDYNSLEDVYTKFLTELDSSITVLTNYANGNPGATIFKRYDYIYSGNVTKWIKFANTLRLRLAMRIVYVNPALAKTEAEKSVNHQMGLISEVTDRAALQHTSNLTYHHPLYDIAYNFNAGEARMSASMDAYLNGYKDPRLSAYFVPAVTDGKYHGVRLGIQTSVWSKYVGNDISNLNVDQSTSIVWMTAAESWFLRAEGALWGWNMGGSAQSLYEQGIETSFAENNAGSATNYIADATSTPAAFTDNAAGSDFSTAAPGTITIAWNSSASFETNQERIITQKWIAMYPDGPEAWAEFRRTGYPRLLPVVTNNSGSTINTDKQVRRIRYPQSEYTNNAVGVITGVNLLGGQDNGGSKLWWDKK; encoded by the coding sequence ATGATAAAACATAAGACCTTTCTCCGAAACAGCATCATACCTGTAGCAGGAGCTTTGCTGATCATGCTAAATTCCTGCACGAAATCTTTTGAAGATTATAACACCAATCAGCATGAAGCGACAGAGGATATGCTCTCTTACGATAATTTAAAAACAGGCGCATTCTTTACGCAGATGGAAAGGAATGTAGTGATCTTTGACGACGGTAAGAATCTGAGCAGTGACTACCAAGTTGGCCAGGGGCTTACCTCGGATATTTACGCCGGTTATTACGCGCCTACCGGTACCTGGTATAACGGCATCCATAATGGATCCTACTATTTCATTACTGGCTGGATTGAAAAAACATTTACTGCTGGTTTTTCGGGTATTATGCCTGCCTGGCAATCCATCGTGACAGCGGCGGATGCAGATGGTCTTGAGGAAGTGTCAGCACTTGCCACCATCGTGAAAGTGGAGGGTATGCATCGCGTAGCAGATGCTTATGGTCCTATTCCTTATCTTAATTACGGAAGTGGTTCACTGCAGAATGATTATAATTCACTGGAAGATGTATATACAAAGTTTCTGACTGAGTTAGATTCTTCTATCACAGTGCTGACAAACTATGCAAACGGTAATCCAGGCGCCACCATTTTTAAAAGATATGATTATATCTATAGCGGTAATGTTACAAAGTGGATCAAATTTGCCAATACACTCCGCCTGCGCCTGGCTATGCGTATTGTATATGTTAATCCTGCACTCGCCAAAACAGAAGCTGAGAAATCAGTGAATCACCAGATGGGGCTTATTTCTGAAGTAACTGACCGCGCAGCATTGCAGCATACATCCAATTTAACATACCATCATCCGCTTTACGATATCGCCTATAATTTTAATGCGGGTGAAGCGCGCATGAGCGCATCAATGGATGCTTATCTGAATGGGTATAAAGACCCCCGTTTATCAGCCTATTTTGTTCCTGCGGTTACAGACGGTAAATATCATGGCGTGCGGCTTGGCATACAGACTTCAGTTTGGTCTAAGTATGTAGGCAATGATATTTCCAACCTGAACGTAGATCAAAGTACGAGTATTGTGTGGATGACGGCTGCAGAATCCTGGTTTTTACGCGCGGAAGGGGCACTTTGGGGCTGGAATATGGGAGGATCTGCACAGTCTCTTTATGAACAGGGTATTGAGACCTCTTTTGCGGAAAACAACGCTGGCAGTGCGACAAATTATATCGCAGATGCAACAAGCACGCCAGCTGCCTTTACTGACAATGCCGCCGGCTCAGATTTCAGTACCGCTGCACCAGGTACTATAACGATTGCCTGGAATAGCAGTGCCAGCTTTGAAACAAACCAGGAACGGATCATCACTCAGAAATGGATAGCTATGTATCCGGACGGCCCTGAAGCATGGGCTGAATTTAGGAGAACAGGCTACCCAAGGCTGCTCCCGGTTGTAACTAATAATAGTGGTAGTACCATTAATACGGATAAACAAGTGCGCCGTATTCGTTATCCACAATCAGAATATACGAACAATGCCGTAGGCGTTATTACAGGTGTTAATTTACTGGGCGGTCAGGATAATGGCGGTTCCAAACTCTGGTGGGATAAAAAATAA
- a CDS encoding glycoside hydrolase family 18: MFFSSCKTDPEALVVQDLTTYNAQYYKNLREYKKSNHTIFFGWYAAYAPVEGVSGYKDPASWGERIAGIPDSIDIVSLWMGIPGNDPANDDYAPIAYKDMWDAKNNKGTRFVAPTIVRMNSVITLKDGTKYDLSANHTDDGINVFAQYLVDQVLDAKIDGVDLDYEPEGDWLQGDNFTKFVQYIGQYFGPLGKYPDKLLCVDFYNQAPPKETDPYVNYYVRQSYSAGSAATLQSQFNTINWTSPSKFIVTETFGENYANGGVPFTEVDGNTFTKEGTQMYSLEGMARWNPTQGAKGGFGAFYFDRDYYSSTGITYYNVRRCIQITNPAIR, from the coding sequence GTGTTTTTTTCATCCTGCAAAACAGATCCGGAAGCCCTGGTTGTTCAGGATCTGACTACGTATAATGCACAGTATTATAAGAACCTGAGAGAATATAAGAAGTCAAATCATACTATATTTTTTGGCTGGTATGCGGCCTATGCGCCGGTAGAAGGCGTTTCCGGTTATAAAGATCCGGCATCCTGGGGAGAACGGATTGCTGGTATTCCAGACAGTATCGACATTGTGTCTTTATGGATGGGGATTCCCGGAAATGATCCCGCTAATGATGACTATGCGCCCATAGCTTATAAGGATATGTGGGATGCTAAGAATAATAAGGGAACCCGTTTTGTAGCGCCTACCATTGTCAGGATGAATAGTGTGATCACACTGAAAGATGGAACTAAATATGATCTGAGCGCCAATCATACGGATGACGGAATTAATGTTTTTGCACAATATCTGGTTGACCAGGTACTGGATGCCAAAATAGATGGGGTAGATCTGGACTATGAACCCGAAGGTGACTGGTTGCAAGGTGATAATTTTACAAAGTTTGTTCAGTATATCGGTCAATACTTTGGACCGCTGGGAAAGTATCCTGACAAATTACTTTGCGTGGACTTTTACAATCAGGCGCCGCCTAAAGAAACAGATCCTTATGTGAATTATTACGTGAGGCAATCTTATTCTGCTGGTTCCGCCGCTACGCTGCAGAGCCAGTTTAATACGATCAACTGGACTTCACCTTCAAAATTTATAGTGACAGAAACATTTGGAGAGAATTACGCGAATGGAGGGGTTCCCTTTACCGAAGTGGATGGGAATACCTTTACCAAAGAAGGCACCCAAATGTATTCTCTTGAAGGAATGGCTCGCTGGAACCCTACACAGGGAGCTAAAGGAGGTTTTGGGGCTTTTTACTTTGACAGGGATTATTATTCAAGCACCGGCATTACTTACTATAATGTAAGGCGTTGCATTCAGATAACCAATCCGGCTATCAGATAA